One Megalops cyprinoides isolate fMegCyp1 chromosome 4, fMegCyp1.pri, whole genome shotgun sequence genomic window carries:
- the LOC118777011 gene encoding serine/threonine-protein phosphatase 2A activator-like, producing MAETGQLHSGSSPEDDMHTPLPISFDFKVPKKEINMVPDMGKWKRSQAYADYMGFILTLNEAVKGKKLTCEYTVSETVEKLLSLLDTLDRWIDETPPMDQPSRFGNKAYRSWFAKLEQKAEALVSAVIPPEVSAAVPEIAAYLKEAVGNPTRIDYGTGHEAAFAAFLCCLCKIGALRVEDQLAIIFKIFDRYLKVMRKLQKTYRMEPAGSQGVWGLDDFQFLPFIWGSSQLVDHPTLEPRHFVEEKIVNEHHQDYVFLDCIKFINEMKTGPFAEHSNQLWNISAVPTWSKVNQGLIRMYKAECLEKFPVIQHFKFGSLLSIQPAHP from the exons ATGGCAGAGACTGGACAGCTACACTCCG GCTCCTCCCCTGAAGATGACATGCACACTCCTCTGCCTATCAGCTTCGACTTCAAGGTCCCAAAGAAGGAGATCAATATGGTGCCTGACATGGGCAAGTGGAAGCGTTCTCAG gCATATGCAGACTATATGGGATTCATTCTGACTCTGAACGAGGCCGTGAAGGGAAAGAAGCTTACCTGTGAATACACAGTGTCCGAG ACGGTGGAGAAACTGCTGTCTCTATTGGACACTCTAGACCGGTGGATTGACGAGACTCCACCCATGGACCAACCCTCACGCTTCGGGAACAAGGCCTACAGGAGCTGGTTTGCTAAGCTGGAGCAG AAGGCCGAGGCCCTGGTTTCTGCTGTTATCCCTCCTGAGGTCAGTGCAGCAGTTCCAGAGATAGCTGCCTATTTGAAGGAGGCTGTAGGGAACCCCACCAGAATAGACTATGGAACAG GTCACGAGGCTGCCTTTGCTGCCTTCTTGTGCTGCCTCTGTAAGATCGGAGCTCTGCGGGTCGAAGACCAGCTTGCCATCATCTTTAAGATATTTGACAG GTACCTGAAAGTGATGCGGAAGCTGCAGAAGACTTACCGGATGGAGCCGGCTGGCAGCCAGGGCGTGTGGGGGCTCGACGACTTCCAGTTCCTGCCCTTCATCTGGGGGAGTTCCCAGCTCGTAG ATCATCCTACGCTGGAGCCCAGACACTTTGTGGAGGAGAAGATAGTGAACGAACACCACCAGGACTACGTGTTTCTGGACTGCATCAAGTTCATCAATGAg atgAAGACTGGCCCGTTCGCCGAGCACTCCAACCAGCTGTGGAACATCAGCGCTGTGCCAACCTGGTCCAAGGTCAACCAGGGCCTCATCAGGATGTACAAGGCCGAG TGTCTGGAGAAGTTCCCTGTGATTCAGCACTTCAAATTCGGCAGCCTGCTCTCCATCCAGCCCGCCCATCCCTGA